One window of Mesorhizobium sp. PAMC28654 genomic DNA carries:
- a CDS encoding MFS transporter codes for MPLPILALAIASFCIGTTEFVIMGLLPEVAADLGVTIPAAGLLVTGYALGVVFGAPIVAMATAHLPRKPVLVGLAALFVVGNLFCAIAPNYWMLMAARVFTAFGHGAFFGIGSVVAASLVPRNKRASAIALMFAGLTLANILGVPAGTALGEAYGWRATFIAVVGIGLISVAAIAWLVPSNVAEPSGGGLRGELRVLGKLQVWLAMLIAALASASLFAVFTYIKPYLIEVSGLSTGAVTWVLLLFGAGMTIGNIIGGRLADWKLMPTVIGTLLLLAVLFVGFMEFGAIASVAIGIVFLWGLLIFVVVPLLQIRVVEAASEGPNLAATLNQGAFNVGNASGAWIGGVALSWGVSYANLPLVGAALALLAVTVAVLSQTLDRRMPVAQPAE; via the coding sequence TGCCCCTGCCGATCCTCGCGCTTGCCATTGCGTCCTTCTGCATCGGCACCACCGAATTCGTCATCATGGGCCTGCTGCCGGAGGTCGCCGCCGATCTCGGCGTGACGATCCCTGCCGCCGGCCTGCTGGTCACGGGCTATGCGCTGGGCGTCGTCTTCGGAGCCCCGATCGTTGCGATGGCTACCGCGCATTTGCCGCGCAAACCGGTGCTGGTGGGGCTCGCGGCACTCTTCGTGGTCGGCAATCTGTTCTGCGCCATCGCGCCCAACTACTGGATGCTGATGGCCGCGCGCGTCTTCACCGCCTTCGGCCACGGTGCCTTCTTCGGCATCGGCTCGGTCGTTGCCGCGAGCCTCGTGCCGCGCAACAAGCGGGCCAGCGCCATCGCGCTGATGTTCGCCGGGCTGACTCTGGCCAACATCCTTGGCGTGCCAGCCGGTACAGCACTTGGCGAAGCCTATGGCTGGCGCGCCACCTTCATTGCCGTGGTCGGCATCGGCCTGATCTCGGTGGCGGCCATCGCCTGGCTGGTGCCATCGAATGTTGCCGAGCCAAGCGGCGGCGGCCTGCGCGGCGAATTGCGCGTTCTGGGCAAGCTGCAGGTGTGGCTGGCGATGCTGATAGCCGCCTTGGCCTCGGCCAGCCTGTTTGCCGTCTTCACCTACATCAAGCCCTACCTGATCGAAGTGTCCGGCCTGTCCACCGGAGCGGTCACCTGGGTGCTTCTGCTGTTTGGCGCCGGCATGACCATCGGCAACATCATCGGCGGCCGGCTGGCCGACTGGAAGCTGATGCCGACGGTCATCGGCACGCTGCTGTTGCTGGCGGTGCTGTTTGTCGGCTTCATGGAGTTCGGCGCCATAGCAAGCGTGGCCATCGGCATCGTCTTCCTGTGGGGCCTGCTCATCTTCGTTGTCGTGCCACTCTTGCAGATCCGTGTCGTCGAGGCGGCTTCGGAAGGGCCAAACCTCGCCGCCACGCTGAACCAGGGCGCCTTCAATGTCGGCAATGCCAGCGGCGCCTGGATTGGCGGCGTGGCGCTGTCCTGGGGCGTCTCCTACGCCAATTTGCCGCTAGTCGGCGCCGCGCTCGCCCTGCTGGCGGTCACCGTCGCGGTGCTGTCGCAGACACTGGATCGCAGGATGCCGGTGGCGCAACCCGCCGAGTAG